The genomic window TCTGAGGAGATGAGTTCTAGAAAGAAACAACGTCTCGGGTGGGGTGAGGGACTGGCGaaatatgagaaaaagaaagttgatGTTAACCCAAATGAAGATGGAACAACATTGATGGAAAACGGTTTAGAGGAACTACATTcgttaaacaaaaatattgctGATAAAAGTCCCACAGCAGCCATTGTTCCAGATTATGGTTCCCCTACAACACCATCCTCTGTAGCTTGCAGTTCATCACCAGGTACAATACAATTTGTTAATACTTCTCTCTGCGTGCTCTTCTCATTCCTGATCTATTTGGAGTTATCTgcattattttcatattacttGAATTCTTCCATCATGTATCTGTTCTTGTAAAcactgattttgtttttctctttttatcatgtcttccatttgtttttgttatcttctgCTGGGGACAGTGTAACTCACTCgtaattttattcttttgtgtACATTCAGGGTTTGCTGATAAATCATCTCCGAAGGCTGCTATAGCTGCTAGTGATGTCAGTAACATGTGCCGTTCGCCTAGTCCCGTGTCTAGTATTCACCTTGAACGATTCCCAATCAATATCGAGGAGCTCGATAACATCTCAATGGAGCGTTTTGGCTGTTTACTCAATGAGTTACTTGGTACTGATGATTCTGGTACAGGGGATTCCAGTTCTGTCCAATTGACATCAATGAACACATTACTTGCCTGGAAAGGTGAAATTTTGAAAGCTGTGGAGATGACTGAATCAGAAATTGATCTCCTTGAAAACAAACATAGGACACTAAAGCTTGAAGGTAGAAGACACTCTCGTGTTGTTGGACCCAGTTCATACTGTTGTGATGGAGATGCAAATGTGCCCAAGGAGCAGGCTTCTTGTAGTTTGGATCCTAAGGCAACAGCTTCTTCTGTAGCTAAAACACTGGTGAGAGCTCCTGTGCATCAGGCTGGTTTAGCCAAGGTTCCTGCTGATGTTTTTGAAGATAGTCCTGGGGAAGTTAAACCTCTATCCCAATCTTTTGCCACTGTTGAAAGAGAGGAAGATATACTGCCCATACCATCTATGAAGGCAGCTGTTTCTTCGAAAGAGATTAACACACCTGCTTTTGCCAATCAGGAAACTATTGAGGTTTCTTCTGCTGATGACAGCATGGCCTCCAAAGAAGACTTGTTCTGGGCTAAGTTATTATCTGCCAATAAGAAATATGCTTGTGAATCATCTGGAGTATTCAATCAATTGCTTCCAAGAGATTTTAATTCGTCTGACAACTCAAGATTCCCTGGCATATGTCAAACGCAGTTTGATTCTCATGTCCAAGAAAAAATTGCAGATAGGGTAGGCCTATTGAGAGCTAGGGAGAAAATTTTACTCCTTCAGTTTAAAGCGTTTCAGCTCTCATGGAAGAAAGATTTGGATCAGCTAGCTTTAGCAAAGTACCAATCAAAGTCtagcaaaaaaacagaactatATCCGAATGCAAAAAATGGAGGGTATCTGAAGCTTCCCCAATCTGTACGCCTGAGGTTCTCTTCTTCAGGTAAAGTTCTCAAacctcttttctcttctatttACTCTGATATATTAAGCTTGTCGTGGTTTGTCGCTGTCTGGGATGAAGTTTGGCTTTTATGATGTGTTAGTTGTAGAGACTTGAATTATGTGATTTTTCAAGGGCGTGAGGTGTTGAGagaaacatatacaactcttGAGAACTATTGTTACAGAGCTGTACATAGTGGTCATAATTCATTATTTGCAAGCTAAGTTCAGAGTCATTCCATGCTAACGTGTTTGTTGGATGTTGATAAcgctattttaattttatgttagATGTTGGTTTTATTCTAGTATTATATCCACTGTAATATTCATTTTAACATCTAGCTTGTTTAACGAGGAGGTATAGTTTAAGCAGATGCTTATTTCTTGTCTATCTTTTATGTTGTCGTAGGTAAATATTTGTCTTAGATGCTAACTAGAAAGTATATCAATACGCAGGAGATGATTGCGGTGTAAAAATTTGGGATAATGATCACAGATGAATTGAAGCCTTTTTTCATCGAATTTAAAGTTAATAACTGTTTTACACTACCTGTGCAGCTCCAAGAAGGGATAGTGTAGTCCCCACAACAGAGCTCGTAAGTTATATGGAAAAGCTACTTCCGGGTACCCATCTAAAGCCTTTTAGAGACATTTTGAAAATGCCTGCTATGATTTTGGATGAGAAAGAGAGGGTGATGTCGAGGTTTATTTCTAGCAATGGACTGATTGAAGATCCATGTGACGTTGAGAAGGAAAGAACAATGATTAATCCTTGGACCTCAGAGGAGAAAGAAATCTTTCTGAATTTGCTAGCAATGCATGGGAAGGATTTCAAGAAGATTGCTTCATCTCTTACCCAAAAGACAACTGCGGACTGTATTGATTACTACTACAAAAACCACAAGTCTGATTGTTTTGGGAAAATAAAGAAGCAGCGTGCTTATGGTAAGGAAGGGAAGCACACCTACATGTTGGCTCCACGAAAAAAGTGGAAACGTGAGATGGGGGCTGCCTCTCTTGATATTTTAGGGGATGTCTCCATTATAGCAGCAAACGCTGGAAAGGTTGCATCAACCAGGCCGATCTCTTCCAAAAAGATCACCCTTAGAGGTTGCAGCAGTGCTAATTCATTGCAGCACGATGGAAATAACTCTGAAGGGTGCTCCTACAGTTTTGATTTCCCACGTAAGAGAACTGCTGGTGCAGATGTTTTAGCTGTTGGTCCTTTGTCACCAGAGCAGATAAATTCTTGCTTAAGGACTTCTGTGAGCTCTAGAGAGAGGTGTATGGATCATCTGAAGTTTAATCATGTCGTAAAGAAACCTCGGATATCTCATACTCTACATAATGAGAACAGCAATACTCTACACAATGAGAACAGcaacgaagaagatgactcATGTTCGGAAGAGAGCTGTGGGGAAACAGGTCCTATTCACTGGACAGATGATGAGAGATCTGCCTTTATACAGGGTTTTTCGCTTTTTGGCAAGAATTTTGCTTCAATATCAAGGTACGTCGGGACAAGATCTCCAGATCAGTGTAAGGTTTTCTTCAGCAAAGTTCGGAAATGTCTTGGGTTGGAATCTATAAAGTTTGGATCTGGAAATGTAAGCACATCCGTAAGTGTTGATAATGGCAATGAGGGTGGTGGGAGCGACTTGGAAGATCCTTGTCCTATGGAGAGTAACTCTGGCATAGTGAATAATGGAGTTTGTGCCAAGATGGGTATGAATTCTCCTACCTCACCTTTTAATATGAATCAGGATGGTGTTAATCAATCAGGCTCTGCAAATGTGAAAGCCGACCTTAGTagatcagaagaagagaatgggCAGAAATATTTGTGTCTGAAAGATGATAATAATCTCGTGAACAATGCATATGTCAATGGCGGTTTCCCGAGTCTAGTTTCAGAATCTTGTAGAGATTTGGTAGATATTAATACTGTTGAGAGCCAGTCTCAGGCTGCCGGAAAAAGCAAGAGCAATGATCTCATGTCAATGGAAATCGATGAAGGTGTCTTAACATCTGTCACTATATCTTCCGAGCCATTGTATTGTGGCCTAAGTGTTCTTTCCAATGTTATTGTGGAAACCCCTACAGAAATCTCACGAAAGGGCTCAGGAGATCAAGGTGCTACAATGCCTAAATTTAGTTCAAAGAATCAAGATGGAGTGATGCAAGCTGCAAACAGAACCAGAAATTCTGGCCTTGAACCTGAAAGTGCACCTTCAGGTTTCAGGTACCCTGAGTGTCTTCACCATGTTCCGATTGAGGTGTGTACGGAAAACCCTATAGGCGTCAGTGCACCACGAGGAAATCCAAATTGCCATGCAGAGTCCGAGTCAGGAAATTCTCTTGTTGGACAAGTTGACGAAACACATGACTTGGGTTGGCCCAAGAACAATCTGGAATTGGATGGGAGGCTTCAGGTTTTAGGCCATGTAAACCCTGAGCAGATTGGTCTACTAAAAGCGACCAATACAGAATCTTGTCAAAATCCCCAGAGATCAGTCACCCAAGATCTGAGCAGGATAAGTAGATCAAAATCTGATTTGATCGTAAAAACCCAACGTACAGGTGAAGGCTTCTCACTCACCAAGTGTACTAGTTCAGCTCCTAAGCCTCTGGCAGTATCCCATAAAGAGGGCAGATCTGGTCATAGCAGGAGCCATTCGTTTAGTTTGTCTGATACTGAGAGACTCCACAAGAATGGAGATGTGAAACTGTTTGGTACAGTACTTACTACTGATGAGAAtggaataaaacaaaaacacaatccATGTGGAATTGTCAGGTCATCATCAACCTTGAGCAGGGACCATGATACAAGACATCATTACATTAATCAGCAACACCTTCAGAACGTTCCCATTACGAGCTACGGTTTTTGGGATGGCAACAGAATTCAAACCGGGCTCACATCTTTGCCAGAGTCGGCCAAGTTGCTTGCAAGTTGCCCTGAAGCATTTTCCACGCATCTAAAGCAGCAAGTTGGTAACAGCAAAGAGATTCTGGTGGATGTTAATGGTGGAATTTTGAGCTTTGGTAAGCATAACGAAGATAGAGCTGAGTCCTCAAGCGCTAAGGATGAAGGTAACATAGGAGGGGTAAATGGTGTAGCAGAGGCAGCCACGTGAATGAAAAAGCTTCTTAGGGTCATGATTAGTTTGTTTTGGAGGATTGGCATATTCTTTGCTTGTCAACCTATCTGTATTATATCTCTtttaacatcttttttttttaatttagaatgTCAATTAATATaggcattttttttttttttggttcagcTAAAGTTAGGTGCCTGCAGAAAATTCATAGCTGATGTTTGTATTTGTAATGTTACTGATAATAACAGAGAGATCTAAGAGCTAAGCTTAGCTCTCtgtatgtttttcaaaaaggaTAACACTTGATGAACAAGCATGTCTAATGTTGTACAGTGAAAGACTTATGCAACTTCACTTGCAGGAGGATAAACCTTTTTCTTACGTCTCACATCTTGTTTGGAGAATTGGTGGCAGCGGTGCTACAATTTTTACTACCTGCAGAATGGTAAGGACATGAACAATTGGATTGTTTAGATAAGGACTGAGAGATCTCGTAAAGAGCCTGACCACTGAGGCTTAGGTATGATCTACGTGAGTTACCTTATGAGTGTTCAGCAGGTTTGGTAGCTCTACTTGATGAGCATGCAGATGATATCCACAATCCCCAGGAACAGCCTGATTTGGCCTTCTGTAACCTCTGCAATATATTCAGTCATAATGACGACACATGCCATAACAGGTGATAGCATCTAGTTAACAGACCAATTTACTCCACATGAAACTACGTACTAGATTGCATCGTACAACATTGGTTAGCTCAAATATTGTTCAATTTCCAAGGACTGTTCATCTCAAGGTATACAGAAACTATAAGTATGAAGAATGATGATCTAATTTTGTACCCATCTTCGGCAAAGGCTGCGGCATCATCTACAAGATCGGGATCAAAGCACTTTGGTTGGCCGCCCGCTACATAAAGAGGGTCCCCTGCACTTTGATCAGCACGTAAGCACTCAGATCCAGTAAACATCGTCATCTCTATCATAGACCACtgccaaaagaaaacttatgTGTAGCAAAAAGCTTCCTAGACTATGCCATAAGCAACTCATGTCCTAGATTGCAACTATATTGTATATGGCTCATACAATTATAACTAGTTGAATCATCAAGTGGGAGTAAGATCTTTTCATCCATCAAAACATGGTTTCATCAATTTGTATTCAATGTTTTACTAAAGTTTTCCTAACACCGCCGAGCAGTTTGGTTGTTCCATTATTGCTTAGTTATCtgggaaaaaaacatttgtctATCTTGTCTTACAAAGCTACGTATCcaactttttttattctataCTAATAATGAAGGACTATAAATGCACAAACCACGCATAATACCAGCTCAAAACGTGTGACAGACCCGAAGGAAACAGAAGTTTTTACCTACCAAGGGATGTCCCATGTATGCAAGATGAATCCGGATTTGATGTGGTCTTCCAGATTGTATCTCTACCTGTTTTGCATAAAAACAAGATGATTGTGGCTAACTTTCGTTTTGGTTTTACTATCTCATTTACTTTCTGGGTAAACCTTGTGTGACATATGACATTTGGAAATAAGATGGAACAGAAGAAAACCTTAACAAGCGAGCAATTTTTTTCCCTGTCCCTCTCCAGAACAAATACTTTACTGAAAGCAGGTTTCCCTGACAAGAGCAAAAAAcatgcaaaaacaaacaaaaaacgttataacgacaacaaattatatttagtgtgaattaatctgttgcTCTAGCTAATGGTATAAGATAATATAACTAACCTTCCGGAGAAGCAACATATAATCCTTGTGCGACCCCAGGATATCGAACCACTCCTATAGGCTGTTTGATTACTACCTTCAgaatgtaaataaaaaaaggagcATTGTTCATAGATGTTATCTCAGTTGCATATTAAGGTATACTGTACTTATAGTATTTGATATTAATTCTCAgcacaaataataaaaatggcCTTGCCTCGTCTTCTTCAACTATACCATCTGCTAGTGCTCGATATATCTTTGATAGTTTTCTTCCTGTTCCACACTCTTGATCCAGGTTGCTGTAAGAATGAAGAGtttaaatccaaaatccaatATGTAATACTAAGGATCTTTTCAAGAATGAGCTGGGTCAAAAAGTAAACAAGAGATCATGTTTGAACTCACCCGGAGCCGACAAGAGATGTTCCCTCAGCAAAATACGCTGCAAGTTTCGTTTTTGCCAGCTTGGTCTTTGCACAGAGAAGTATACCTGAAATAAATGTTGAAAACAACATATCTTAACAGTAGAGAGAGATCATTATAGAGATGCTTTTGCGATACGAACTGATAAGTCCAGTGAAGAGTACAACATTTATAAAGCAGTGGAGAATACTAACATCATAGCTGGTTTAATGAAAAGGAAAGCAAAACACGTCTATAGACTAACCTGAAGTTCCTCTACCCAGTCGATGTACAGGGACAGGATGTGGTGATTCACGCGATCCGATGTAAGAGtcatttttaccaaaacaCCACTGCAGCTGCGTCAACACAGTCCGTTGCTGGAAAAGTCCTCCGGGCAATACTTGAAGTCCAGAAGGCTTGTTTAAAGCGATCTGCATTATGTGAAAATCCACCAAGTATACACACATCACTACAAGTTGAGAACAAAATGATAGTACAATACCAAATTTCATTTGGAGCTTTAAACATCACAACAAGattttctatatgttttgTTCAGAGCAGGAAGTTaccaaatcatcatcttcatacAAAACTTCAAGCGAGTATGGCGTGTCAGGTTCCTTCCAAGGAAGCCTACTGTAAACTAATTTCGAACCACtcctgagaaacaaaaaaaaatgagacaCCTTTACAAAAGCTAAACATTTTATAAGTGTTCAAATCAATTGTAGGAATTGTTAGCTGAACCTAAGAAGTGTGTTGGGATCTTTTACAACTTCACCGTCAATTTGTATCTGCAAAACGTCATACACGAGAAATGAATTTCAAATTCTATAGAATCAAGAGAGAAATGTTTGTATGAAGAACAAACCTGTCCGTTTTGGATTCGTTGAATCCACCTAGGAACGAAAGATGATTAAAGAGAATGGAAAGTAAGAACGATATTATTGTAGACGAAgagtagaggaagaagaagagtaagaaCCCTAGCAATGGAGCTGAACTCTTGTATTTGGTGAAGTAGAATTCTGACACCGTCGTTAACTCTGTATTCAACAAATTCCACACATTtcaaaaaagaaccaaaacaacaacaaaagatcaaattttttgaatttcttacctgattcagaagaagagatggcATCCTTGTATGCCAAACCATCGTTAAGCTCAGGCCATGGCAAGCCGATACGTTGCGGCGGCGGCGACATCGTTACCGGTTGGTCGGCCTCAGTTCTGGTTTCTCAAATCCggtaaataaaaccaaacagaaaTTGAAGTGAAGGAGACTTTAATAAACCAAACCGGGATAGACCAATCACATCCGAGTCAAACTCAGTTATTCAAATCTTATTTATACCAACtttcaagagtttttttttcttttcctaattTCAAGAGTTATTAACTTTAactcttttagtttttgagtaaaaactaataattacaagatatatttgttattttgttactGCTGATAATATCACTATTGATTGTTTTGATAGAATAATCAAGAGTTACCCATTTGGAAAAACTAttggttatatttttttaatggaataatgtgtttttcttttgtcaacaaaaaaagagagagttatAATTGTTAAATGTCCTGGTTGGATATCACTCGAATCCAATTCTTCACATAGCCTTTTTACTTTGTTGGTGAAAAGTTTCTTAAAGCACAAGTAAAGCCACAACTTTTATGAGCTTTGGGACATGAATTTCCAAAAGTTAAAACAACTGATTACTTTCTAAAGCATCACTAAAAATGATTAGTTACGTTAATATTGTGAATACTTAAGGCATACAATTGAACGAACCTTCCTTTCTTATTATAGCCATGAAGATCAGTTACAATTTAAGTAACTGATCAAGCTTAACCTCACTATAGATAATCAAAAGATAGTATCCAAAACAAACCCTGAAAAAACCTTTTGACCAAACCTATTCCTGAGTGGCTTTCTTATATTCAGGCTTCAGCTCATAAGTTCCTTGGTTGCTCCCTTTGTTGTTGTATATGCATAGATCTTTCAACAAGTCTTTCAGGAATTGCTGCACCAAATACACTTTTCCATAAGCAACACAAACCTTCATTTTtggtatttgttttcttatttctccATTGAATCTCTCAGtcaaacactaaacaaaaagtCTGTAATTTCCTTGTGCTCACCTCTGGCTGGTCAGTTTCCTGAATGAGCAGCCTCAGAGTCCAATTTGATTGTCTTTCAAAGAGATTAAACATCACCTCCTCCATCTCTCTACGGTCCcttcttgttctcttcatTTCTGATGTCCTGTTcgtcaattttttcttttcctgatAAAAACCAATGACTTGTAAGAATTCAAGATCCTTAAGCTACAGTAATGTGTGTGTTACAATTGGGAAAGATAAAATACCGGAGCCGCGGTTGGGATTATCATTCCTGGCATTGGCCTCATATGCATTCCTCTGGCATTATCAATGACCTGGTCAAGAAACCAGAAACATGATCATGGAAAAATGCAGAGGAGGTTTGTTTGAAACTCCAAGTCACCACACACCACTTTACAACAACCTGGATCTGTCTATTTTTGCCCATATACTTGTTTGTTCTTTCACGGCACAATCTCCCATAGCTTTCAATATTTTCGTTATGAGGCCTCATAtcaaatttgttctttatCTTCCCTTCTACTGACATCTTTCCTACAAAGAacattgttgaagaaaatcTGCACAACtgtcaaacaaaataaggTACACCTGGACTGTAAATGAACATACCAATGCTAAATTCTTCACCCAATGATCCAAAATCTTATAAACGTAAATGCCATTATTCAACAATTATAACCAACGTAACGCCATAGATGAACCAACAGTTGTAAAATAACTTCGGAGTACAATGTGTGGAGAAGTGTACAACTTACCATCTGAAGACTCACAGAAAACATTCATAGGAATAAAATCTTTAGACATATCCAAAGTGTAACGCCTCGGCATGTTTCCAGAGTCAGCTCGAGCTAATTCCATTACGAACTGCAAGGCAAAAGAGTTACCATGTTTTACACCAAGAAACTCGTAGTTTAAGTGACGAGCAAGAAAGTTCATAGAAAGCAAGCTCAAatgtagaaagaaaagagaaaagatctCTAATTTGCAGAAATGTTTCATACACTACCCAATCCTCAAATTACAAGGAATTTCATGATCAAAGTGAGGACCACTTGATATCTCCAAACTCAGAAAACCCATTTCCCCAAATCCATGGAATTTCAGAGAATGTAAAAGCAAGTTTCTCAAAGGATGAAATTTTCCCGAATGGTTACTAGAAACCCTAAATAGCTAAACCACGCAATTCCTGAGGAAGATTCAATGTAACGAGAGATACGCATgcagagaggagagaaaatgCGCAGGACGAAAGCATACTTGGGTCCCTTCGTCCTCGTGAGCCAGAGGATCGACGCCGAGGATGACTTTGGCGTCAGGACGGTACGGATCGTCAGGACGGTACGGATCGTCAGGAAAAGAATGAGATTGGAGAGAACTCGCGACGAGAGATGGAGCTTTCATCAGCAACATCGATCTCTCTGCCAAACCCGTTTCCAACGcttcattctcattcttcCTTACCTTCATTTCCACCTTTACATCTTCCATTTCTCTCAGACTCATGATTGTAACAGAGGAATTCAAAGCGCCTTTATATACTTAACCTTCCAACTATGGATCGCTTAATTAATAGACCAAATAGAATCATAAAGACGAAAGCTTTATTTCTAGATTTTGCAATTTGTCAATGTTAGTTAAATCCACGTACTACTACAAAAACGTTTAATATACAAAAGAGATCAGTCTCTCATGTTCATGGGTACTCATATGCGTGACCGCTTCGTTTTCCTCTCAGCTAACTTTGTAGTCGCATTTCGTTTCTTCGAAACCTCTTTCTTTTGTGCTCCACTCAATTCTCTAGTCTTTgtctcctcttctttcttcttcttcattgcaTTATCCAACGCATCCTTCACAAAGAACTTTAGCCTCCATAGTGTTGGTTCGTCCT from Arabidopsis thaliana chromosome 3, partial sequence includes these protein-coding regions:
- a CDS encoding Transcription initiation factor IIF, beta subunit, which encodes MSLREMEDVKVEMKVRKNENEALETGLAERSMLLMKAPSLVASSLQSHSFPDDPYRPDDPYRPDAKVILGVDPLAHEDEGTQFVMELARADSGNMPRRYTLDMSKDFIPMNVFCESSDGKMSVEGKIKNKFDMRPHNENIESYGRLCRERTNKYMGKNRQIQVVVKWCVVTWSFKQTSSAFFHDHVSGFLTRSLIMPEECI
- a CDS encoding Pseudouridine synthase family protein (Pseudouridine synthase family protein; FUNCTIONS IN: pseudouridine synthase activity, RNA binding; INVOLVED IN: pseudouridine synthesis, RNA modification; LOCATED IN: cellular_component unknown; EXPRESSED IN: 21 plant structures; EXPRESSED DURING: 13 growth stages; CONTAINS InterPro DOMAIN/s: Pseudouridine synthase, catalytic domain (InterPro:IPR020103), Pseudouridine synthase, RsuA and RluB/C/D/E/F (InterPro:IPR006145), Pseudouridine synthase, RluC/RluD, conserved site (InterPro:IPR006224), RNA-binding S4 (InterPro:IPR002942); BEST Arabidopsis thaliana protein match is: Pseudouridine synthase family protein (TAIR:AT5G51140.1); Has 17575 Blast hits to 17575 proteins in 2702 species: Archae - 12; Bacteria - 13701; Metazoa - 198; Fungi - 201; Plants - 200; Viruses - 0; Other Eukaryotes - 3263 (source: NCBI BLink).); translated protein: MSPPPQRIGLPWPELNDGLAYKDAISSSESELTTVSEFYFTKYKSSAPLLGWIQRIQNGQIQIDGEVVKDPNTLLRSGSKLVYSRLPWKEPDTPYSLEVLYEDDDLIALNKPSGLQVLPGGLFQQRTVLTQLQWCFGKNDSYIGSRESPHPVPVHRLGRGTSGILLCAKTKLAKTKLAAYFAEGTSLVGSGNLDQECGTGRKLSKIYRALADGIVEEDEVVIKQPIGVVRYPGVAQGLYVASPEGKPAFSKVFVLERDREKNCSLVKVEIQSGRPHQIRIHLAYMGHPLGTLFM
- a CDS encoding Transcription initiation factor IIF, beta subunit (Transcription initiation factor IIF, beta subunit; FUNCTIONS IN: RNA polymerase II transcription factor activity, catalytic activity, ATP binding; INVOLVED IN: transcription initiation from RNA polymerase II promoter; LOCATED IN: transcription factor TFIIF complex; EXPRESSED IN: 9 plant structures; EXPRESSED DURING: M germinated pollen stage, 4 anthesis, F mature embryo stage, petal differentiation and expansion stage; CONTAINS InterPro DOMAIN/s: Winged helix-turn-helix transcription repressor DNA-binding (InterPro:IPR011991), Transcription Factor IIF, Rap30/Rap74, interaction (InterPro:IPR011039), Transcription initiation factor IIF, beta subunit (InterPro:IPR003196); BEST Arabidopsis thaliana protein match is: Transcription initiation factor IIF, beta subunit (TAIR:AT1G75510.1); Has 30201 Blast hits to 17322 proteins in 780 species: Archae - 12; Bacteria - 1396; Metazoa - 17338; Fungi - 3422; Plants - 5037; Viruses - 0; Other Eukaryotes - 2996 (source: NCBI BLink).) encodes the protein MSLREMEDVKVEMKVRKNENEALETGLAERSMLLMKAPSLVASSLQSHSFPDDPYRPDDPYRPDAKVILGVDPLAHEDEGTQFVMELARADSGNMPRRYTLDMSKDFIPMNVFCESSDGKMSVEGKIKNKFDMRPHNENIESYGRLCRERTNKYMGKNRQIQVIDNARGMHMRPMPGMIIPTAAPEKKKLTNRTSEMKRTRRDRREMEEVMFNLFERQSNWTLRLLIQETDQPEQFLKDLLKDLCIYNNKGSNQGTYELKPEYKKATQE